A stretch of Vibrio maritimus DNA encodes these proteins:
- the trmL gene encoding tRNA (uridine(34)/cytosine(34)/5-carboxymethylaminomethyluridine(34)-2'-O)-methyltransferase TrmL produces MFDIALYEPEIAPNTGNIIRLCANCGANLHLIEPLGFDLEEKKVRRAGLDYHDLARVKRHKDYAAFLAYLEENNPSYRLFACTTKTTGHHTDAKYQQGDVLLFGPETRGLPAEVIESLPMEQRIRIPMMPDARSLNLSNAVAIIAYEAWRQFGFEGAV; encoded by the coding sequence ATGTTTGATATCGCCCTCTACGAGCCAGAAATTGCTCCTAATACCGGAAACATCATCCGACTTTGTGCCAATTGTGGTGCAAACCTACACCTTATCGAGCCGCTTGGTTTTGATTTAGAAGAGAAGAAGGTCCGTCGTGCCGGTCTCGACTATCATGACCTTGCTCGTGTAAAGCGCCATAAAGACTACGCAGCGTTTCTTGCTTATCTTGAAGAGAACAATCCGAGCTACCGCTTATTTGCTTGTACAACAAAAACCACTGGCCATCACACGGATGCGAAGTACCAGCAAGGTGATGTATTGCTATTTGGACCAGAAACCCGCGGTCTGCCCGCAGAAGTGATTGAAAGCCTGCCAATGGAACAGCGTATTCGTATTCCTATGATGCCAGATGCGCGCAGCCTAAACCTATCCAATGCGGTGGCGATTATTGCCTATGAAGCGTGGCGACAGTTTGGTTTTGAAGGGGCGGTTTAA
- the rpmG gene encoding 50S ribosomal protein L33 translates to MAKGIREKIRLVSSAGTGHFYTTDKNKRNMPGKFEIKKFDPVVRQHVMYKEAKIK, encoded by the coding sequence ATGGCTAAAGGCATTCGTGAGAAAATTCGTCTAGTATCTTCTGCAGGTACTGGTCACTTCTACACAACTGACAAGAACAAGCGTAACATGCCAGGCAAATTTGAGATCAAAAAGTTTGATCCAGTTGTTCGCCAACACGTTATGTACAAAGAAGCTAAAATCAAGTAA
- the rpmB gene encoding 50S ribosomal protein L28, with translation MSRVCQVTGKRPVTGNNRSHARNATKRRFLPNLQTHRFWVESEKRFVKLRLTAKGMRIIDKKGIDAVLVDIRARGENV, from the coding sequence ATGTCCCGAGTATGCCAAGTAACTGGTAAGCGTCCTGTAACGGGTAACAACCGTTCACACGCACGAAATGCTACCAAGCGTCGTTTTCTGCCGAACCTACAAACTCATCGTTTCTGGGTAGAAAGCGAAAAACGCTTTGTTAAACTACGTCTAACCGCTAAGGGTATGCGTATTATTGATAAGAAAGGCATCGATGCTGTTCTTGTTGATATCCGCGCTCGTGGCGAGAACGTATAA
- the radC gene encoding RadC family protein — MTIKQLPNDSMPREKLLMRGSQALSDAELLAIFLRTGTKGLNVIQLADRLLTEFGSLRALFSASKEEFCHHKGLGLAKFVQLQAVLEMSQRYLSETLKRGDSLNSPEQTKLYLMSILRDRQREAFYVLFLDNQNRVISDEVMFEGTIDAASVYPREVVKRALQHNAAALILAHNHPSGISEPSQADRRITRRLSDALGLVDIRILDHFVIGDGEVTSFAERGWI, encoded by the coding sequence ATGACTATTAAACAGCTTCCCAATGACTCTATGCCACGAGAGAAGCTTTTGATGCGTGGCAGCCAAGCGCTTTCTGATGCCGAGTTGCTGGCGATATTTCTACGAACGGGAACCAAGGGGTTGAATGTCATTCAGCTCGCAGACAGGCTTTTGACTGAGTTTGGTTCACTACGAGCCCTATTCTCGGCATCGAAAGAGGAGTTTTGTCATCACAAGGGACTGGGACTTGCGAAGTTCGTGCAGCTTCAAGCGGTGTTAGAGATGAGTCAGCGCTATTTGTCAGAAACGCTTAAACGTGGTGATAGCCTCAATAGTCCGGAACAGACCAAGCTTTATCTGATGTCTATATTGCGTGACCGTCAGCGAGAAGCCTTCTATGTTCTGTTTCTAGATAATCAAAATCGGGTGATTTCAGATGAAGTGATGTTTGAGGGAACCATTGATGCCGCATCGGTCTATCCGCGTGAGGTGGTTAAGCGCGCTCTGCAGCATAATGCAGCGGCATTGATACTGGCTCATAATCATCCGTCGGGTATCTCAGAGCCTAGCCAAGCAGACCGAAGGATCACAAGACGGCTCAGCGATGCACTGGGATTGGTCGATATTCGTATCCTAGACCACTTTGTTATTGGCGATGGAGAGGTGACCTCTTTCGCTGAAAGAGGCTGGATTTAG
- the coaBC gene encoding bifunctional phosphopantothenoylcysteine decarboxylase/phosphopantothenate--cysteine ligase CoaBC gives MQTLAGKKILLGISGGIAAYKCAELTRRLIERGAEVQVVMTKAAKEFITPLTMQAVSGRPVSDSLLDPAAEASMGHIELAKWADLVLLAPATADLIGRMSAGMGNDLLTTLVLATDAPIAVSPAMNQQMYRNVATQENIATLARRGMTIWGPAAGEQACGDVGPGRMLEPMQLVERCEQFFGPKLLTGKSVVITAGPTREAIDPVRYISNHSSGKMGFALAEAASQLGAQVTLIAGPVSLSTPANVERIDVVSAEQMHKAALEAATKHDIFIGCAAVADYRPVDVATQKIKKTADNNDMQIMMVKNPDIIADVASLTQHRPFTVGFAAETQDVETYALGKLARKNLDMICANDVSVEGQGFNSDSNAITVYWQGGQQALGSAKKTELGRAILECISAKLASA, from the coding sequence ATGCAAACGTTAGCGGGTAAGAAAATACTACTTGGCATCAGTGGTGGCATCGCCGCCTACAAATGTGCGGAACTCACCAGGCGTCTCATCGAGCGTGGTGCTGAGGTACAAGTGGTGATGACCAAAGCTGCAAAGGAGTTTATCACGCCACTCACCATGCAGGCGGTGTCGGGCAGACCCGTCTCAGATAGCTTGCTCGATCCTGCCGCCGAAGCCTCCATGGGACACATTGAGCTGGCGAAATGGGCCGATCTTGTCTTGCTTGCTCCAGCGACCGCTGACCTCATTGGGCGCATGAGCGCTGGCATGGGTAACGATTTGCTAACAACACTCGTCCTAGCCACCGACGCCCCGATTGCCGTCTCTCCGGCCATGAACCAGCAGATGTACCGCAATGTCGCGACACAAGAAAACATCGCAACCCTTGCCCGTCGAGGCATGACGATATGGGGACCAGCGGCAGGCGAACAGGCTTGTGGCGACGTCGGTCCTGGCCGAATGCTGGAGCCTATGCAACTTGTCGAGCGCTGTGAGCAGTTCTTTGGACCAAAACTATTGACGGGTAAATCCGTTGTGATTACAGCGGGCCCAACTCGTGAAGCCATTGACCCAGTGCGCTACATCTCTAACCATAGCTCAGGAAAAATGGGCTTCGCACTTGCCGAAGCTGCGAGCCAACTTGGCGCACAGGTCACGCTGATTGCAGGCCCAGTTTCACTATCCACACCAGCCAACGTGGAACGTATTGATGTCGTCAGTGCTGAGCAGATGCATAAAGCCGCACTTGAAGCGGCAACCAAGCACGACATCTTTATTGGCTGTGCGGCTGTTGCCGACTATCGCCCTGTCGATGTGGCTACTCAAAAAATCAAGAAAACGGCCGACAACAATGATATGCAGATCATGATGGTGAAAAATCCAGACATCATTGCTGATGTGGCGTCCCTTACTCAGCATCGCCCTTTCACCGTCGGTTTTGCCGCAGAAACGCAAGATGTAGAGACTTACGCGTTAGGTAAGCTAGCACGTAAGAATCTGGATATGATTTGCGCAAATGATGTCTCAGTGGAAGGTCAAGGCTTTAACAGTGACTCAAATGCGATTACCGTGTACTGGCAAGGCGGTCAGCAAGCCCTTGGTAGCGCGAAGAAAACCGAACTAGGTCGCGCTATTCTGGAGTGCATTTCAGCTAAGCTAGCCAGCGCTTAA
- the slmA gene encoding nucleoid occlusion factor SlmA produces the protein MSATRKSNRKEEILQALAQMLESNEGTSRITTAKLAKQVGVSEAALYRHFPSKARMFEGLIEFIEESLMSRINRILDEEKDTLTRIRMVLQLILAFSERNPGLSRILSGHALMFENERLRDRINQLYERIETSLRQILRERKIREGKSFPVDEKILAAQLLGQVEGSLNRFVRSDFKYTPTSTFDEYWSLLKLQLQ, from the coding sequence ATGTCCGCTACGAGAAAGTCGAACCGAAAAGAGGAGATCCTTCAGGCTCTTGCTCAGATGCTAGAGTCCAACGAAGGCACATCTCGCATCACGACCGCAAAGCTTGCAAAGCAAGTGGGTGTGTCTGAAGCGGCACTCTATCGTCATTTTCCAAGCAAAGCGCGAATGTTTGAAGGGCTCATCGAGTTTATCGAAGAATCGCTCATGTCTCGCATCAATCGTATCTTAGATGAAGAAAAAGACACCCTGACCCGCATTCGTATGGTGTTGCAACTAATTTTGGCGTTTTCTGAGCGTAATCCAGGTTTGAGTCGCATTCTCTCTGGCCATGCTCTAATGTTTGAGAATGAACGATTACGTGACCGAATTAATCAGCTTTATGAAAGAATTGAGACATCTTTGCGTCAAATCTTGCGCGAGCGCAAAATTCGTGAAGGCAAGAGTTTCCCAGTCGATGAAAAGATCCTTGCCGCCCAATTACTGGGGCAAGTCGAAGGCAGTTTAAATCGCTTCGTGCGTTCTGATTTTAAATACACTCCAACGTCCACCTTTGACGAGTACTGGTCGTTGCTAAAACTACAATTGCAATAA